A region of the Lysobacter sp. K5869 genome:
TCCAGGGTTACGAAGCCTTCGTGGCTCTTGGCCAGTTCCAGGATCAGCGCGCGGTCGAGCGGTTTGACGAAGCGCATGTTGACCAGGGTGAGCCCGAGTTCGGCCGCCACTTGCTCGGCCGCCGGCACGATCGCGCCGAAGGCGAGCAGGGCGATGCGCTTGCCGCTGCGGCGCAGTTCGGCCTTGCCGATCGGCAGGGTGTCCAGGTTCGCCTGGATCGCCGCGCCCGGGCCGGTGCCGCGCGGGTAGCGCACCGCGGCGGGGCCGCGGTACTGGAAGCCGGTGGACAGCATCTTGCGGCACTCGTCCTCGTCGGCCGGCGCCATCACCACCATGTTCGGCACGCAGCGCAGGTACGACAGGTCGAGATTGCCGGCGTGGGTGGCGCCGTCGGGGCCGACCACGCCGCCGCGGTCGATCGCGAACAGCACGTCGAGGTCCTGGATCGCCACGTCGTGCACGAGCTGGTCGTAGCCGCGCTGCAAGAAGGTCGAGTAGATCGCCACCACCGGCTTGGCGCCTTCGATGGCCATGCCCGCGGCCAGCGTCACCGCGTGCTGCTCGGCGATGGCCACGTCGAAATAGCGCTGCGGGTATTCCTTGCTGAAACGCACCAGTCCCGAGCCTTCGCGCATCGCCGGGGTGATGCCGAGCAGGCGTTCGTCGGCGGCGGCCATGTCGCACAGCCAGTCGCTGAAGATGTCGGTGTAGGTCGGCTTCTTGGCGCCGGGCTTGCTCACCAGGCCCTTCTCGGGATCGAACGGGCCGACCGCGTGATAGCCGATCTGATCGCCCTCGGCGAGCTCGTAGCCCTTGCCCTTGGTGGTGATGATGTGCAGCAACTGCGGGCCCTTGAGGCTCTTGAGCGTCTTCATCGCATGCAGCAGCGCCGGCAGATCGTGGCCGTCGATGGGGCCGGTGTAGTGGAAGCCGACTTCCTCGAAGAAGGTCGAGGGCACGAACATGCCCTTCCAATGCTCTTCCCAGCGGCGCACGAACTTGGCCGCGGGCTTGCGCTTGTCGCCGAGCAGCTTCTTGCCGCCTTCGCGGATCGCGTTGAGCGTGCGGCTGCTGGTGAGGCGGCCGAGCATCTTGGTGACGCCGCCGACGTTCTCGGAGATCGACATCTGGTTGTCGTTGAGGATCACCAGCAGGTTCGGCTCGGGATCGCTCATGCCGCCGGCGTGGGCCAGCGCTTCGAACGCCATGCCGGCGGTCATCGCGCCGTCGCCGATCACCGCCACGACCTTGCGCTCGTCGCCGCGGCGCTGCAGCGCCACCGCCATGCCCAGCGCGGCCGAGATCGAGGTCGAGCTGTGGCCGACGCCGAGGGTGTCGTACTCGGATTCGTCGCGCTTGGGGAACGGCGCGACGCCGTCCTTCTGCTTCACCGTGTGGATGGCGTCGCGGCGGCCGGTGAGGATCTTGTGCGGGTAGCTCTGGTGGCCGACGTCCCAGACCAGGCGGTCGACGGGCGTGTCATACAGCCAATGCAAGGCGACGGTAAGCTCGATCACGCCGAGCCCGGCGCCG
Encoded here:
- the dxs gene encoding 1-deoxy-D-xylulose-5-phosphate synthase; translated protein: MIDSQRYPRLSRIQVPADLRRFPEEELPAIAEELRAYLIEQVALVGGHFGAGLGVIELTVALHWLYDTPVDRLVWDVGHQSYPHKILTGRRDAIHTVKQKDGVAPFPKRDESEYDTLGVGHSSTSISAALGMAVALQRRGDERKVVAVIGDGAMTAGMAFEALAHAGGMSDPEPNLLVILNDNQMSISENVGGVTKMLGRLTSSRTLNAIREGGKKLLGDKRKPAAKFVRRWEEHWKGMFVPSTFFEEVGFHYTGPIDGHDLPALLHAMKTLKSLKGPQLLHIITTKGKGYELAEGDQIGYHAVGPFDPEKGLVSKPGAKKPTYTDIFSDWLCDMAAADERLLGITPAMREGSGLVRFSKEYPQRYFDVAIAEQHAVTLAAGMAIEGAKPVVAIYSTFLQRGYDQLVHDVAIQDLDVLFAIDRGGVVGPDGATHAGNLDLSYLRCVPNMVVMAPADEDECRKMLSTGFQYRGPAAVRYPRGTGPGAAIQANLDTLPIGKAELRRSGKRIALLAFGAIVPAAEQVAAELGLTLVNMRFVKPLDRALILELAKSHEGFVTLEDNVVAGGAGSGVAELLAAEGVVLPVLHLGLPDEFQHHASREQLLAEAGLDAASIRASVIKRWPSLAAQPAQSAAG